CGCCCAGGATCCCGCCCAGGCCGAGGAACTGCGCGAGCAGGCCGGCCGGGTGGCTTCCATCCTGCGCGACGGCGCCGGCTCCTGACCATCGCAACACCCTGACCGCTGAATCCCCAGACAACGATCGGACACGCATGAGCAGCAACACCACTCCCCTTGTAGGACTCGTCATGGGTTCGGACTCCGACTGGCCCGTCATGGAGGCCGCCGCCGAGGCCCTGCACGAGTTCGGCGTGCCGTTTGAAGCCGACGTCGTCTCCGCCCACCGCATGCCGACCGAGATGATCCGCTACGGCCAGCAGGCCCACGAGCGCGGACTGCGCATCATCATCGCGGGAGCCGGCGGCGCCGCCCACCTTCCGGGGATGCTCGCCTCCGTCACTCCCCTGCCCGTCATCGGCGTCCCCGTGCCGCTCAAGACCCTGGACGGCATGGATTCACTGCTCTCGATCGTGCAGATGCCGGCCGGTGTGCCGGTGGCGACGGTCTCCATCGGCGGCGCACGCAACGCCGGGCTCCTGGCGGTGCGCATGCTCGCCGCCGGGGAGGGCGAGTTCGCACAGTCCCTCCGCGAGGATCTGCTCCGCTTCTCCGAAAGCCTGAACGCCGTCGCCTCGGCCAAGGGCGCCTCGTTGCGGGCCAAGGCCGCGGAGGTCTTCGGGGCCTCCGGAGTGCCCCTCGGTTCGACAGCGGATGAGGCGCAGGCCTAGAGGCGCCATGATGAGCCGCAACCGCCTGGACGACCCGATCCGCCGGCCTCAGGAGGCGGAGCCGGGCGACCGGGTGCGCCGTGCCTGGGTCCTGATCGCCCTCACCCTTCTGGTTCCGGGATCCGCCCAGGTGGTGGCCGGTGACCGCCGATTCGGGCGCATCGCGCTGCGGGTCACCTTCGCGGTCTGGGCCCTTGTGCTCCTCGCGCTGGTGCTCGCCCTCCTGAACCGCGCCCTGCTCCTCTCGATCCTGACCCACCCGGTCCTCATGGTGGTCTGGATGATCGGTCTCGTGGCGCTCCTGATCGGCTGGGTGCTCGTGTGGGTGAACACCTTCCGCCTCTGCCGCCTCGCCATCCTGCCGCCACGCTGGAAGGCCCCCGTGGCCGCCGTGCTCGTGGTCCTCATGGTGCTGAGCTGCGGAGCGCTCGGCTACGGCGCGTACCTGGTCAACGTGGCCCGCGGCGCCCTGGGAGATGTATTCGACGCCGGCCGGCCGCCCTTCGACCCGGTGGACGGCCGCTACAACATCGCGCTGCTCGGCGGCGACGCCGGCGAGGGCCGCGAAGGTCTCCGCCCGGACAGCATGTCCGTCATCAGCATCGACGCCACCACCGGCGCCTCCGCGATCATCTCCGTGCCGCGTTCCCTCCAGTACGCGAAGTTCCCGGACAGCTCGCCCATGCACCGCATCTACCCGGACGGCTTCAACAATTGCGAGCCTGATGCGCTGAACTGTCTCCTGAACGCGGTCTACACGGACGCCACCAACAACCACAAGGACCTCTACGGCCCGGGGAAGAACGCCGGCGCCGAAGCCACCAAAGACGCCATCTCCGGCACCCTCGGCATCACCATCCAGGCCTACGCCCTGATCGACATGGACGGGTTCGCCCAGTTGATCGACGCCATGGGCGGGGTCAAGATGCGGGTGGGCGCCTGGGTGCCCATCAGTGGCGGGATGCTGCCCGGGAGCGACACCCGGCACGTCAAGCCGGACGGATGGATCCACCCCGGCAACCAGACCCTCAACGGGTTCCAGGCCCAGTGGTTCGCCCGCTCCCGTGAGAACGTGGACGATTTCGCCCGTGTCCAGCGCCAGCAGTGCGTGCAGCAGGCCATGATCAAGCAGCTCGACCCGGCCACCGTGATCACCAAGTTCGAGGCGATCGCCAAGGCCGGCGCGCACGTGGTGGACACGGACATCCCGCAGGGCCAGCTGGGCGGCTTCGTGGACCTGGCCGCCAAGGCCAAGGGTCAGCCGACGGTGCGGATGACGGTCGGCCCGCCGGACTTCCCCGCCGACTTCAGCCTGGGTGATCCGAACTTCGATCTCATCCATTCGAAGGTCAAGGCCCTGCTGGCCAAGGCGACGGGCAAAGCGGCCAAGGCCGCGGCGCCGCTGCAGCCCGGAACGGTGAGCGAGGGCGGCACGGTGTCCGCCGCTGTCGCGCCCGGGACCGGAGTGCAGGCACAGGGCGCGGTCCGCCCGCCCCTCACGGACGAGCTGCCGCCGGACTTCCCGCTGAGCACCACCCGTCCGGACGGCCAGCCCATCACGGCCCAGTACCTCAACTCGCTCTACGATGCCCAGGACTACCAGACCCTGGACCAGCTGCTGGCGAAGAACGGCAATTGCGCCGCTCTCTGACCCGGTCCCCCGGCCCCCTCCCGATCCCGAAAGGACACCCGTGATGCTTCGTCTGGACAATGAGCTGCGCCCCTACGCCTGGGGATCCACCACCGCCATTGCCGAGCTGCTGGGCCGTGCCCCCTCGGGAGGGCCGGAGGCGGAGCTGTGGCTCGGCGCCCACCCGGACTCCCCCTCGCGGGTGCCCGGAGGGGAAGGCCTCGACGAGGTCATCGCCGGCGATCCGGCGTATTTCCTGGGGGCGGACAGCGCGGCGGCCTTCGGCCCGCGGCTGCCGTTCCTGATGAAGGTCCTCGCCGCAGCCGAGCCCCTGTCCCTCCAGGTGCATCCGAGTCTGGAGCAGGCCCGGGAAGGCTTCGCCCGGGAGGAGGCCGCGGGGGTCCCCCGCGACGCCGCCTGGCGCAACTACAAGGACGACAACCACAAGCCGGAGATGATCCTCGCCCTGACCCCGTTCCGGGCACTGTGCGGTTTCCGTCCGGTGGAGCAGTCGGTGGCGCTGTTCGAGGCGCTGGCCGCTGACGCCTCGGACGACGACGCGCGGAACCACGCCGCGGGGATCGTCGCCGCCCTGCGCGGGG
This portion of the Arthrobacter woluwensis genome encodes:
- the purE gene encoding 5-(carboxyamino)imidazole ribonucleotide mutase, which translates into the protein MSSNTTPLVGLVMGSDSDWPVMEAAAEALHEFGVPFEADVVSAHRMPTEMIRYGQQAHERGLRIIIAGAGGAAHLPGMLASVTPLPVIGVPVPLKTLDGMDSLLSIVQMPAGVPVATVSIGGARNAGLLAVRMLAAGEGEFAQSLREDLLRFSESLNAVASAKGASLRAKAAEVFGASGVPLGSTADEAQA
- a CDS encoding LCP family protein, which translates into the protein MSRNRLDDPIRRPQEAEPGDRVRRAWVLIALTLLVPGSAQVVAGDRRFGRIALRVTFAVWALVLLALVLALLNRALLLSILTHPVLMVVWMIGLVALLIGWVLVWVNTFRLCRLAILPPRWKAPVAAVLVVLMVLSCGALGYGAYLVNVARGALGDVFDAGRPPFDPVDGRYNIALLGGDAGEGREGLRPDSMSVISIDATTGASAIISVPRSLQYAKFPDSSPMHRIYPDGFNNCEPDALNCLLNAVYTDATNNHKDLYGPGKNAGAEATKDAISGTLGITIQAYALIDMDGFAQLIDAMGGVKMRVGAWVPISGGMLPGSDTRHVKPDGWIHPGNQTLNGFQAQWFARSRENVDDFARVQRQQCVQQAMIKQLDPATVITKFEAIAKAGAHVVDTDIPQGQLGGFVDLAAKAKGQPTVRMTVGPPDFPADFSLGDPNFDLIHSKVKALLAKATGKAAKAAAPLQPGTVSEGGTVSAAVAPGTGVQAQGAVRPPLTDELPPDFPLSTTRPDGQPITAQYLNSLYDAQDYQTLDQLLAKNGNCAAL